A single Opisthocomus hoazin isolate bOpiHoa1 chromosome 1, bOpiHoa1.hap1, whole genome shotgun sequence DNA region contains:
- the LOC104327392 gene encoding chromodomain-helicase-DNA-binding protein 4 isoform X7, with translation MASGIGSPSPCSGGSDDDEMEVLLNSTIPQHPEPEEEPEDELLSEADTPKIKKKKKPKKLKEPKVPKLSKRQKKELGDSSGEGNEFVEEEEEVLRSDSEGSDYTPGKKKKKKLGPKKEKKNKVKRKEEEEEEEEDDDSKEPKSSAQLLEDWGMEDIDHIFTEEDYRTLTNYKAFSQFVRPLIAAKNPKIAVSKMMMVLGAKWREFSTNNPFKGSSGASVAAAAAAAVAVVESMVTNVDAVLPQPPVDVPLRKAKTKEGKGPNARRKPKASPRIPDIKKPKTKKVAPLKIKLGGFGSKRKRSSSEDDDLDVESDFDDASINSYSVSDGSTSRSSRSRKKLKAGKKKKKGEEDSTVAVDGYETDHQDYCEVCQQGGEIILCDTCPRAYHMVCLDPDMEKAPEGKWSCPHCEKEGIQWEAKEDNSEGEEILEDVVGDAEEEDDHHMEFCRVCKDGGELLCCDACPSSYHIHCLNPPLPEIPNGEWLCPRCTCPSLKGKVQKILIWKWGQPPIGPPPPRPPDADPNAPPPKPLEGRPERQFFVKWQGMSYWHCSWVSELQLELHCQVMFRNYQRKNDMDEPPSGDFGGEEEKSRKRKNKDPKYAEMEERFYRYGIKPEWMMIHRILNHSVDKKGNVHYLIKWRDLPYDQASWESEDVDIQDYDLYKQAYWNHRELMRGEEGRPGKKLKKVKMRKLERPPETPTVDPTVKYDRQPEYLDVTGGTLHPYQLEGLNWLRFSWAQGTDTILADEMGLGKTVQTAVFLYSLYKEGHSKGPFLVSAPLSTIINWEREFEMWAPDMYVVTYVGDKDSRAIIRENEFTFEDNAIRGGKKASRMKKEAAVKFHVLLTSYELITIDMAILGSIDWACLIVDEAHRLKNNQSKFFRVLNGYSLQHKLLLTGTPLQNNLEELFHLLNFLTPERFHNLEGFLEEFADIAKEDQIKKLHDMLGPHMLRRLKADVFKNMPSKTELIVRVELSPMQKKYYKYILTRNFEALNARGGGNQVSLLNVVMDLKKCCNHPYLFPVAAMEAPKMPNGMYDGSALIRASGKLLLLQKMLKNLKEGGHRVLIFSQMTKMLDLLEDFLEHEGYKYERIDGGITGNMRQEAIDRFNAPGAQQFCFLLSTRAGGLGINLATADTVIIYDSDWNPHNDIQAFSRAHRIGQNKKVMIYRFVTRASVEERITQVAKKKMMLTHLVVRPGLGSKTGSMSKQELDDILKFGTEELFKDEATEGGDNKEGEDSSVIHYDDKAIERLLDRNQDETEDTELQGMNEYLSSFKVAQYVVREEEMGEEEEVEREIIKQEESVDPDYWEKLLRHHYEQQQEDLARNLGKGKRIRKQVNYNDGSQEDRDWQDDQSDNQSDYSVASEEGDEDFDERSEAARRPSRKGLRNDKDKPLPPLLARVGGNIEVLGFNARQRKAFLNAIMRYGMPPQDAFTTQWLVRDLRGKSEKEFKAYVSLFMRHLCEPGADGAETFADGVPREGLSRQHVLTRIGVMSLIRKKVQEFEHVNGRWSMPELAEIEENKKLSQPSSPSPKTPTPSTPGDTQPNTPAPVPPPEEGVKLEEGASSKEQGESSEAEKELSASAAETEVPMEQCAQPVETPPQEAKSPVNSTEADEKKLEEPEVKERPDEPMEVESKADGEKVEDRASIENPPEPPIITLDEKDEKKDDDKRDVVMLQNGEMLKESVDERHKKAVKQRFMFNIADGGFTELHSLWQNEERAATVTKKTYEIWHRRHDYWLLAGIINHGYARWQDIQNDPRYAILNEPFKGEMNRGNFLEIKNKFLARRFKLLEQALVIEEQLRRAAYLNMSEDPSHPSMALNTRFAEVECLAESHQHLSKESMAGNKPANAVLHKVLKQLEELLSDMKADVTRLPATIARIPPVAVRLQMSERNILSRLANRSSEPPPPPPPQQVAQQQ, from the exons ATGGCTTCGGGCATTGGGTCTCCGTCGCCGTGCTCAGGGGGAAGCGACGACGATGAGATGGAGGTCCTGTTGAACAGCACTATCCCCCAACACCCAG agcctgaagaagagccAGAAGACGAGCTTCTGTCAGAGGCTGACACAcccaaaatcaagaaaaaaaagaagcccaaGAAGCTAAAGGAACCCAAAGTGCCCAAGCTCAGCAAGCGTCAGAAGAAGGAG ctggggGACAGTTCTGGTGAGGGGAACGAGtttgtggaggaagaggaggaggtcctGCGCTCTGACAGTGAAGGCAGTGACTACActcctgggaagaagaaaaagaagaaattagggcccaagaaggaaaagaaaaacaaagttaagcgcaaggaggaggaggaagaagaggaagaagatgatgACTCAAAG GAGCCGAAGTCATCTGCTCAGCTCCTGGAAGACTGGGGGATGGAGGATATTGATCATATCTTCACAGAGGAGGATTACCGCACTCTCACCAACTACAAAGCTTTCAGCCAATTTGTCAG GCCACTTATTGCAGCCAAGAACCCTAAAATAGCAGTGTCGAAGATGATGATGGTACTGGGAGCCAAATGGAGGGAGTTTAGCACAAACAACCCCTTCAAGGGAAGTTCCGGTGCTtctgtggcagctgctgcagctgcagctgttgCAGTAGTGGAGAGTATGGTGACAAATGTGGATGCTGTCCTGCCGCAGCCCCCTGTAGATGTGCCACTCAGGAAAGCTAAGACAAAGGAGGGCAAAG GACCCAATGCCCGGCGGAAGCCAAAAGCCAGTCCTCGTATTCCTGATATCAAGAAACCTAAAACAAAGAAGGTGGCACCTTTGAAAATCAAACTGGGTGGATTTGGTTCCAAGCGTAAAAGATCATCA AGTGAAGACGATGATCTGGATGTGGAGTCAGACTTCGATGATGCCAGCATCAACAGCTACTCTGTTTCAGATGGGTCTACGAGCCGTAGTAGCCGCAGTCGCAAAAAACTCAaagctgggaaaaagaaaaagaaag GTGAGGAGGACTCCACAGTGGCTGTGGATGGCTATGAGACTGATCACCAGGACTACTGTGAGGTgtgccagcagggaggggaaaTTATACTGTGTGATACCTGCCCTCGTGCCTACCACATGGTTTGCCTGGACCCAGACATGGAGAAAGCCCCAGAGGGAAAATGGAGCTGCCCACACTGT gaaaaagaaggcattcagtggGAAGCAAAGGAGGATAACTCTGAAGGTGAGGAAATCctggaggatgttgtgggggatgcTGAGGAAGAGGATGACCACCATATGGAGTTCTGTAGAGTCTGCAAGGACGGAGgagagctgctgtgctgtgatGCCTGTCCTTCATCCTATCACATCCACTGTCTGAATCCCCCATTGCCAGAGATTCCCAATGGAGAGTGGCTGTGTCCTCGCTGCACT TGCCCATCTTTGAAAGGAAAGGTGCAGAAGATCTTGATCTGGAAATGGGGTCAGCCTCCCATTGGCCCCCCACCACCACGTCCACCTGATGCAGACCCCAATGCTCCTCCCCCTAAGCCTCTGGAGGGTCGGCCTGAAAGGCAGTTCTTTGTCAAATGGCAGGGCATGTCCTACTGGCACTGCTCTTGGGTGTCAGAGTTGCAG CTGGAGCtgcactgccaggtcatgtttcGTAACTACCAACGCAAAAATGATATGGATGAGCCACCCTCAGGGGACtttggaggggaagaggagaaaagccgaaagagaaaaaacaaggacCCCAAATATGCTGAGATGGAGGAACGTTTCTATCGATACGGGATCAAGCCTGAGTGGATGATGATCCACAGGATCCTTAATCACAG TGTGGATAAGAAGGGGAATGTCCACTATTTGATTAAATGGAGAGACCTGCCCTATGACCAGGCATCCTGGGAAAGTGAAGATGTGGATATCCAAGATTATGACCTCTACAAGCAAGCCTACTGGAATCACAG GGAGCTGATGAGAGGTGAAGAGGGCAGGCCTGGTAAGAAGTTAAAGAAAGTGAAGATGCGGAAACTGGAAAGGCCTCCCGAGACCCCCACAGTAGAT CCAACAGTGAAATATGACCGGCAACCAGAGTACCTTGATGTAACAGGGGGAACCTTGCATCCCTACCAACTGGAAGGACTGAACTGGCTGCGATTCTCTTGGGCCCAGGGCACAGATACAATCTTGGCTGATGAAATGGGTCTGGGAAAGACTGTGCAGACAGCTGTATTCCTATACTCCTTGTACAAAGAG GGCCACTCAAAGGGTCCCTTCTTGGTGAGTGCCCCACTGTCCACAATCATCAACTGGGAAAGAGAATTTGAGATGTGGGCCCCAGATATGTATGTAGTGACCTACGTCGGGGACAAAGATAGCCGGGCTATCATCCGTGAGAATGAGTTCACTTTTGAGGATAACGCCATACGTGGAGGCAAAAAAGCATCCAGAATGAAG AAGGAGGCTGCTGTGAAGTTCCACGTGCTGCTCACCTCCTATGAACTGATCACAATTGATATGGCCATACTAGGCTCTATTGACTGGGCCTGTCTCATCGTGGATGAAGCTCACAGACTGAAAAACAATCAGTCTAAG TTCTTCCGTGTGCTGAATGGTTACTCCCTCCAGCACAAACTGCTGCTTACAGGAACTCCCCTGCAGAACAACCTGGAAGAACTGTTCCACCTGCTGAACTTCCTGACGCCAGAGAGATTCCA TAACTTGGAGGGCTTCCTGGAAGAGTTTGCAGATATTGCTAAGGAAGATCAGATCAAGAAGCTGCATGACATGCTGGGCCCACACATGCTGAGGCGTCTCAAAGCTGATGTTTTCAAGAATATGCCATCTAAGACTGAACTTATTGTCAGAGTGGAGTTGAGCCCCATGCAGAA gaAATATTACAAATACATTTTGACGAGAAACTTTGAGGCACTGAATGCACGGGGTGGTGGTAACCAAGTCTCCTTGCTCAATGTTGTTATGGATCTGAAGAAGTGCTGCAACCACCCCTACCTCTTTCCTGTGGCTGCTATG GAAGCTCCAAAAATGCCGAACGGCATGTATGATGGTAGTGCTCTTATTCGAgcctctggaaagctgttgctgctcCAGAAGATGTTAAAGAACCTTAAGGAAGGAGGTCACAGGGTGCTCATATTCTCTCAG ATGACTAAAATGTTGGACCTTCTAGAAGACTTTTTGGAACACGAAGGGTACAAATACGAGCGGATTGATGGAGGAATCACAGGGAACATGCGTCAGGAGGCTATTGATCGCTTCAATG CTCCTGGTGCtcagcagttctgctttctgctttcaaCTCGAGCTGGGGGTCTTGGTATTAACTTGGCCACAGCAGATACTGTGATTATCTATGATTCAGACTGGAACCCCCACAATGATATCCAG GCCTTCAGTCGTGCACACAGAATTGGACAGAACAAGAAAGTGATGATATACCGCTTTGTGACAAGGGCCTCAGTGGAGGAGCGTATcactcaggtggccaagaagaaaATGATGCTAACTCATCTGGTAGTGAGACCAGGGTTGGGCTCCAAGACAGGCTCCATGTCCAAACAGGAACTTGATGACATTCTCAAATTTGGCACTGAAGAGCTCTTCAAGGATGAGGCTACTGAGGGGG GGGATAACAAAGAAGGTGAGGACAGCAGTGTCATCCACTATGATGACAAAGCAATTGAGCGTCTGTTGGATCGGAACCAGGATGAAACAGAAGATACAGAACTTCAGGGCATGAACGAGTATCTCAGCTCCTTCAAGGTGGCCCAGTATGTGGTTCGTGAAGAGGAGATGGGG gaggaagaggaggttgaACGGGAGATCATTAAGCAGGAGGAGTCAGTGGATCCTGATTACTGGGAGAAACTGCTGCGTCACCATTATGAACAGCAACAGGAGGATCTGGCCAGGAATCTGGGCAAGGGCAAACGTATTCGCAAGCAAGTTAACTACAATGATGGCTCGCAGGAGGATAGAG actgGCAAGATGACCAGTCAGATAATCAGTCAGATTATTCAGTTGCTTCTGAAGAAGGAGACGAGGACTTTGATGAGAGGTCTGAAG CAGCTCGTCGGCCTAGCCGCAAAGGCCTAAGAAATGATAAGGATAAGCCTCTGCCTCCCTTACTTGCCCGCGTGGGAGGGAACATTGAG GTCTTGGGTTTCAATGCTCGCCAGCGGAAGGCCTTCCTCAATGCCATCATGCGCTATGGAATGCCACCTCAGGATGCCTTCACCACTCAGTGGCTTGTTCGGGACCTCCGTGGCAAGTCAGAGAAAGAGTTCAA GGCCTATGTCTCGCTGTTCATGCGCCATTTGTGTGAACCTGGAGCTGATGGCGCAGAGACCTTTGCAGATGGGGTCCCACGGGAAGGTCTTTCTCGACAGCATGTCCTTACTCGTATTGGAGTCATGTCACTTATACGCAAAAAG GTGCAGGAATTTGAGCATGTGAATGGCCGCTGGAGTATGCCAGAACTGGCAGAGATAGAGGAGAACAAGAAACTTTCACAGCCAAGCTCACCCTCTCCCAAAACTCCAACTCCTTCGACACCAGGGGATACGCAGCCAAATACGCCTGCCCCTGTCCCTCCACCTG AAGAAGGAGTAAAACTAGAAGAAGGAGCCAGTAGTAAGGAGCAAGGAGAGTCGTCTGAAGCAGAGAAAGAGCTCAGTGCCTCTGCTGCTGAAACGGAGGTCCCTATGGAG cagtgtgcccagcctgtAGAGACACCGCCTCAGGAAGCAAAATCCCCAGTGAACTCCacagaagcagatgaaaaaaaattagaggAACCAGAGGTGAAAGAAAGACCGGATGAGCCAATGGAAGTAGAAAGCAAAG ctgaTGGGGAGAAAGTAGAAGACAGAGCATCTATTGAGAATCCCCCTGAACCTCCTATAATCACTCTGGATGAGAAAG ATGAGAAAAAGGATGATGATAAGAGGGATGTTGTGATGCTGCAGAATGGAGAGATGCTGAAAGAGTCAGTAGACGAAAGGCACAAGAAGGCAGTAAAGCAGCGCTTCATGTTCAACATAGCAGATGGTGGCTTCACTG AACTACACTCTCTGTGGCAGAATGAAGAGCGGGCTGCAACTGTCACAAAGAAGACCTACGAGATCTGGCATCGGCGTCATGACTACTGGCTCCTTGCTGGGATTATCAA TCATGGCTATGCCCGTTGGCAGGATATTCAGAATGATCCACGTTACGCCATCCTCAATGAGCCCTTCAAGGGTGAGATGAACAGGGGTAACTTCCTGGAAATAAAGAATAAGTTCTTGGCACGGAGATTCAAG CTCCTGGAGCAAGCGCTGGTGATCGAGGAGCAGCTGCGGCGAGCTGCCTACCTGAACATGTCGGAAGACCCGTCTCATCCATCCATGGCTCTGAACACACGTTTCGCAGAGGTGGAATGCCTGGCTGAGAGCCACCAGCACCTGTCCAAGGAGTCAATGGCCGGGAATAAACCAGCCAACGCGGTGCTGCACAAAG TTCTGAAGCAGCTGGAGGAGCTTCTGAGTGACATGAAGGCGGATGTGACTCGCCTGCCCGCCACCATCGCCCGCATCCCACCCGTGGCAGTGCGGCTCCAGATGTCGGAGCGCAACATCCTCAGCCGGCTGGCCAACCGCAGCAGcgagccccccccgccgccccctccccagcag GTGGCCCAGCAGCAGTGA